The Variovorax paradoxus B4 genome includes a region encoding these proteins:
- a CDS encoding ribokinase gives MTVVTSRQHGVAVLGIFVADLAFRASSLPGVGQTIAGSGFAMGPGGKGSNQAVAAARAGAGVTFISRLGQDAFGNDALALWSREGITPRAPQVAAQPTGAAFIYVHEVTGDNAIIVVPGAAALIDAADVDAAADAIRGARVFVTQLEQPAAAARRGLEIAREAGTVTVFNPAPALPFDDALYALCDYITPNEHEAAALSGMPVETIEDARRAGDFFLAKGVGCALITLGDKGALLHSASGSEHIPVFRAGAVKETAGAGDAFNGGFAAALAEGATAREAARFGAAVAAISVTRAGTAPSMPMRAEVDALLGRAA, from the coding sequence ATGACCGTCGTCACTTCCAGGCAGCACGGTGTGGCCGTGCTCGGCATCTTCGTCGCCGACCTCGCGTTTCGCGCGTCCAGCCTCCCGGGCGTGGGCCAGACCATCGCCGGCTCGGGCTTCGCGATGGGTCCGGGCGGCAAGGGATCGAACCAGGCCGTGGCGGCCGCGCGCGCGGGTGCCGGGGTGACGTTCATCTCCAGGCTGGGGCAGGACGCCTTCGGCAACGACGCGCTCGCCCTCTGGTCGCGCGAAGGCATCACGCCGCGCGCGCCGCAGGTGGCGGCACAGCCGACCGGCGCGGCGTTCATCTACGTGCACGAGGTCACCGGCGACAACGCCATCATCGTGGTGCCGGGCGCGGCCGCGCTGATCGATGCGGCCGACGTGGATGCGGCCGCCGATGCGATCCGCGGCGCGCGCGTGTTCGTCACCCAGCTCGAGCAGCCGGCCGCCGCCGCGCGACGCGGGCTGGAGATTGCGCGCGAAGCCGGCACGGTCACGGTGTTCAACCCCGCGCCCGCCCTGCCCTTCGACGACGCGCTCTACGCGCTGTGCGACTACATCACGCCCAACGAGCACGAGGCCGCGGCCCTGAGCGGCATGCCCGTCGAAACCATCGAGGATGCGCGACGCGCGGGCGACTTCTTCCTCGCCAAGGGCGTGGGCTGCGCGCTCATCACGCTCGGCGACAAGGGCGCCCTGCTGCACAGCGCCAGCGGCTCCGAGCACATTCCGGTGTTCCGCGCCGGCGCGGTGAAGGAAACCGCCGGCGCGGGCGACGCCTTCAACGGCGGCTTTGCGGCCGCGCTGGCCGAAGGCGCCACCGCCCGCGAGGCGGCGCGCTTCGGCGCGGCGGTCGCCGCCATCTCGGTGACGCGTGCCGGCACGGCGCCCTCGATGCCCATGCGCGCCGAGGTCGATGCGCTGCTGGGCCGCGCCGCCTGA
- a CDS encoding RbsD/FucU family protein codes for MLKSIHPLLNADVLYALRAMGHGDELVLCDANFPADSVARQTTLGRLLRIDGAGTTEAARAILSVLPLDEAVDDPARRMEIMGQPHEIPPVQQEMQREIDAAEGRSRPLGSIERFAFYEAARRAYCVIATGERRFYGCFIFKKGVLAPQD; via the coding sequence ATGCTGAAGTCCATCCATCCGCTGCTCAATGCCGACGTGCTGTACGCCTTGCGCGCCATGGGCCACGGCGACGAACTGGTGCTGTGCGATGCCAATTTCCCGGCCGATTCGGTCGCGCGCCAGACCACGCTGGGACGGCTGCTGCGCATCGACGGCGCGGGCACCACCGAGGCGGCGCGCGCCATCCTGTCGGTGCTGCCGCTCGACGAGGCGGTGGACGATCCGGCGCGCCGCATGGAAATCATGGGCCAGCCGCACGAGATCCCGCCGGTGCAGCAGGAGATGCAGCGCGAGATCGACGCGGCCGAAGGACGTTCGCGCCCGCTGGGCTCGATCGAACGCTTCGCCTTCTACGAAGCCGCGCGCCGCGCCTACTGCGTGATCGCCACCGGCGAGCGCCGCTTCTACGGCTGCTTCATCTTCAAAAAGGGCGTGCTCGCGCCGCAGGACTGA